The Pseudomonadota bacterium genome has a window encoding:
- the mlaD gene encoding outer membrane lipid asymmetry maintenance protein MlaD — translation MKRNVIETVIGALVLLVAAVFLVFAYRSADLGQTAGGYTLVASFSQTGGLKEGSDVRIGGVKVGSVSGLVLDQDTYMAKVSLAIEPAIKLPRDTVARIASESLLGGRYVSLDPGGEEEFMKNGDSFEHVQGAVDLETLIGKTIFNPDGGKTPAAQGAATAP, via the coding sequence CCTGCTTGTGGCCGCGGTTTTCCTGGTGTTTGCCTACAGAAGCGCCGATCTGGGACAGACCGCGGGCGGATACACGCTTGTGGCCAGCTTTTCCCAGACCGGCGGGCTGAAGGAAGGGTCTGACGTGCGGATCGGGGGCGTGAAGGTGGGCAGTGTGTCCGGCCTTGTCCTGGACCAGGACACATACATGGCAAAGGTCAGTCTGGCCATAGAACCAGCCATTAAACTTCCGCGCGATACTGTTGCCCGCATTGCCAGTGAAAGCCTTCTGGGTGGCCGCTATGTGTCCCTGGATCCGGGCGGCGAGGAGGAATTCATGAAAAACGGCGATTCCTTCGAGCATGTCCAGGGCGCCGTGGATCTGGAAACCCTGATCGGCAAGACCATCTTTAACCCCGACGGCGGAAAGACGCCCGCTGCGCAGGGGGCCGCGACGGCTCCATGA